In Aedes albopictus strain Foshan chromosome 3, AalbF5, whole genome shotgun sequence, the following are encoded in one genomic region:
- the LOC134290318 gene encoding uncharacterized protein K02A2.6-like — translation MLHLGGPQLQRVFNTLEGTEDFPLVLLEKRWYDVAVERLDAYFKPRKQDVLERHRLRSMKQGPNERFSHYVLRLRQQLKDCGLEKYSQEVKNVMEEIMLVDVIVEGCNSNELRRKILEKDQSLGDIEALGESIESVRVQEQELKIEKRGIESAEVCKVQSSVKTRKERKEEKVINRFPTVSSTYNGSRICFACGRQGHMSKSPMCPAKDQICRRCKKPGHFENVCRKHPSEFRHPAPPKKVQIVEDIADHASETLHQDLQPEPQPASQSMPYRTAAERKVYYTFYTGSDTNVFACTIGGVKTEVFIDSGSDVNLITSDTWAKLKAQQIVVSKCEKGSCKVLKAYASSKPLTVLGTFQAVIEIGKRSVEAEFMVVQNGQRNLLGDTSSKQLGILKIGLETNQVSNEEGNDSPFSKITGMKVRISMDPKITPVFQPLRRIPIPLEAAVNEKLDELLRREIIEPKQGPATWVSPLVVANKTNGTIRLCVDLRRVNQAVIRERHPMPIIDDVLAKIGRGKVWSVLDIKDAFFLLELEEESRDIVTFITHRGLYRFTRLPFGLVSAPEIFQRKMDEILADCEGTYWYLDDVGVEGSSVEEHDLRLKKV, via the coding sequence ATGTTACATCTGGGTGGGCCACAGCTGCAACGGGTTTTTAATACGTTGGAGGGTACTGAAGATTTTCCGCTGGTGTTGTTAGAAAAGCGTTGGTATGATGTCGCAGTGGAACGTTTGGATGCATACTTCAAACCGCGCAAGCAGGATGTCCTCGAACGACACCGGCTACGAAGCATGAAGCAGGGGCCGAACGAACGTTTTTCACATTACGTCCTACGTTTGCGCCAGCAATTGAAGGACTGCGGGCTGGAGAAATATTCCCAGGAGGTGAAGAACGTCATGGAAGAAATTATGTTGGTTGATGTAATAGTTGAGGGCTGTAACTCCAATGAGCTGCGACGAAAAATTCTCGAGAAAGATCAGTCGTTGGGTGATATCGAGGCACTGGGAGAGTCAATAGAGAGCGTTCGCGTACAAGAACAGGAACTAAAGATCGAGAAAAGGGGCATTGAATCAGCAGAAGTTTGCAAGGTGCAGAGCTCCGTGAAAACGAGAAAAGAGCGTAAGGAAGAAAAGGTCATCAACCGGTTTCCAACCGTTTCATCGACCTACAATGGTTCAAGGATTTGTTTCGCCTGCGGTCGACAGGGGCACATGTCAAAATCTCCTATGTGCCCCGCGAAAGATCAGATCTGCCGGCGGTGCAAGAAACCCGGACATTTTGAAAATGTCTGCCGCAAGCATCCTTCTGAATTTCGACACCCGGCGCCCCCAAAGAAAGTGCAAATTGTTGAAGATATTGCCGATCATGCTTCTGAAACTCTGCATCAGGATTTGCAACCCGAGCCCCAACCAGCATCTCAATCGATGCCTTATCGCACTGCAGCCGAACGAAAAGTGTACTACACTTTCTATACCGGAAGTGATACGAATGTTTTCGCCTGTACAATCGGCGGAGTGAAGACTGAGGTATTCATTGATTCTGGATCCGATGTCAATTTGATCACATCGGATACATGGGCGAAACTGAAGGCGCAGCAGATCGTCGTATCGAAATGCGAGAAGGGTAGCTGCAAGGTTCTGAAAGCGTACGCATCAAGCAAGCCACTGACTGTTCTGGGGACTTTTCAAGCAGTCATCGAAATCGGAAAGCGATCTGTGGAAGCGGAATTCATGGTGGTGCAAAACGGGCAGCGGAATTTATTGGGCGATACGTCTTCGAAGCAGTTAGGAATCCTGAAGATTGGTTTGGAGACAAACCAAGTGTCAAACGAGGAAGGAAATGATTCTCCGTTCTCCAAGATAACCGGGATGAAAGTCCGAATTTCTATGGACCCAAAGATCACTCCAGTGTTCCAACCGTTACGGCGAATCCCAATTCCTTTGGAAGCAGCAGTTAATGAAAAGCTGGATGAACTGCTACGCAGAGAAATCATCGAACCGAAACAAGGTCCGGCTACGTGGGTATCGCCGTTAGTGGTTGCCAACAAGACGAACGGTACTATTCGACTTTGTGTTGACTTACGCCGAGTCAACCAAGCTGTGATTCGGGAGAGGCACCCTATGCCTATTATCGACGACGTGCTGGCGAAAATCGGAAGAGGAAAGGTTTGGAGCGTCCTTGACATCAAAGATGCATTCTTCCTACTGGAACTAGAAGAGGAATCGAGAGACATCGTGACATTCATCACACATCGTGGGCTTTACCGTTTCACACGGCTGCCGTTTGGCCTCGTGTCGGCCCCAGAAATATTTCAACGAAAGATGGACGAAATTCTGGCCGACTGCGAGGGCACATACTGGTATTTAGACGATGTCGGCGTAGAAGGGAGCAGTGTTGAAGAACACGATTTGAGATTGAAGAAGGTATAA